In Rhodopirellula sp. P2, the DNA window AGGGCTGCGGGGTGAGCTCAAGCGTTTGGCACCCGTCATGCGTCGAGCGGGAATCGAGATTGACTTTGATACGTACTCGAACAATCACCGATCGATCATTGCGATCGGTACCGTTGAAGACGCAGTTGACCAACAGAGTCCGCAGCATTGCGGCGTTGGCAGGGAGGACTCCGGTACTTCACCTCCTGACATCAACGACCTTTTTGATGCTGCAGAACTGGAGGACTCGAACAATGCGTAGCGTTTCAAAGCGAAATCTGCAGCGAAAGCTACTTGCCCTGGCAGTCGGTTCGGTCAAAATCGATGATCAGATGATTGACATTTGGTCAATCAAGACCGTGCCGATCAACTTGCTCCTCGAGGCGCAACAGTTCTTGTTGGACGATCACGGAATGGTCTCCCTGATTTCTACCGCCGACCAAGAATGTCGCTGCCCTCGATGCGGTCGAGAATGTGACGTCCTGTACGTCACCGGCAAATGGGAATGCTCCGCGTGCGAGCCTGTCGTTGATCGGCGCAAACAGGTCATCCTGGAGTTGCTTGATCAACTGAAAAACATGGATCGCTAGTTCGACACAAAACTTGCAATACCAAGAAGTACACCGCTACAGCTCCAGAAATTCCGAAAGAACGGAGCTGTAGCGGGCAAGGCAGCGGCAACAAACCAATTGCCCAGCGATCTATCTGTTACGCAAGTACCACTCTCCTTCCTCAATCTCTTCCCCGTACCAGTAGAACTGTGTTTTGATGCGGAGATCTGGTTTCCGGATCGTCACTTCCCATGCACCATGTGGTCGGCCGGTCCCGGCCATTGGTCCCTCCTCGGAAACGACTGGCAGCCCCTGTCTCGCATCATTCTCGAAGATGTCGAGGTCCCGGTACACAAGATTGCCTCCCCACCTTGAATAGGTGTCCCTGAAGCGGACATTATCATTGTGCCATGTACGTTCGTAGGTGTCGAAATACCCCCAAGCAACCACTGCAGCCAGTGTGAGCAAGACGCCGATCCATTTGGCTTTTCGAATGCCAGAACGACGTGCAAAGATGACAGTGCCCCCAGCGCCAGCAAGTGCGATAGACGGATAGCAATAGAGCGGCAAATCTTGCGAATCAGCAATCGAAAAGAACAACCACCCAAAAAACCCGACGCCGACTGCGAAACCTGGCCAGACCGTCGCCAGGAACACGTTGAATTCATTGTTCGCCGCGGGATCCTCGATGGGTTCCGCATCCCAATCCGCTGGCCCGTTCGTTTGCAAACCTTGATTCACACCAGGTTGAGGTTCAACGTCTGGTTCAGGTGCAATTAGCGGCGACGCATCCGGTTTGCGAAGACGCAGCAAATCCGAACACCTCGGACACTTGACTACCGATCCGGCTTTGGCAACTGGATACCGTAACGTTCTGCCGCACGTTGAACATTGCATTCTGGCCGTGGCGGAACTCGTCATTTAGTGGATACTCCTCGTTGTTCAAACTCAGCTGACGCCGATCCGCGAATGAACAGATTTCTAGCCGTAGCTTGGGATAGACAAACCGACCACTCGACTGAGATCGCTAGCACGAGATCCCCCAAAACCAGGTCAGAACTGCCAGCCCCTCTCTCGTCTTGCATGTCGACGCCATCCTGATCAAAATGAACCCCCCGTTCAATAACAGGCACCACATTTTCGCTGCACGATGCGTCGAAGCTGGGTGTCTGCAAGTTCAGTAGAGTCCTCGTCCAGAGCATCCGGGCGCACAAATCACCGCGGACGATTGAGACGCATTCTTGGGACAAGGCGACACACCAAAAGATCATCCAGGAAACTTCTGGTTCCTCGAAGGCTACCAGCCTGTGTTGCTCGCGCACGCACTGCGAGCCGAACGGTACGTCTTCGATGACCCGAACACCGCCTTGGTCAAGCTGCGGCAGCTTGCTGAATTCTTCGCTCGCGAAGTCGCTGCTGAACTTGGCATCGCCTCCGGATCGCAAGAAGACTTTGTCAACGTTGAACGTCGACTGCGTGACAGTGGAATCCTGAACCAACAGCTTCGCGATGTGATGCGCACGGTTCGACAAAAGGGCAACTCCGCCGCTCATTCGCTGGCAGGAGAAAGGCGAGACGCGCTGCATTGCCTGAAACTCGTTCGGCAACTTGCGATCTGGTTCCATAAAACAGTTCGCGGTGCAAACAACTTCCACGCGGGCCCATTCGTCCCTCCAGCTGATCCCGGCCAGGGAGATAAACAACTCTCCGAAGAACTGGCGAGACTTCGAGAGACAGTCGAAAAGCAGCAGGCCGAATTGGATGCCGCCAAGGCGGAGTCAGAGAAACTCGGCGACGTCGTTCGTGATCGCCAATCTGCTTACGAACTAGCCAAAGGCAACGAACAGGCAGCCATGGAGCTTGCCGCCGAAACCGAAGAGACGCTGCAAAAAAGGATCGAAGAATACGAAAGATTGCTCAGCGAGACCGCTGCCAAGAACGCGGATCAGTCAGCCGAAGCTCGCGAAGACATCATCGAAGCCTCGCAGAAAGCGGCCCAAGAGATCGACCTAGACGAATTCGACACACGCAAGCTGATTGATCAGCAATTGCGTGATGCCGGATGGGAAGCCGACACCTCAGAACTTCGACATTCCAACGGAACACGTCCACAAAAAGGGCGAAACATGGCCATCGCGGAAGTCCCAACCGACGATGGAATTGCTGACTATGTTTTATTCACCGGCCTCACGCCAATCGCGACAGTCGAAGCCAAACGAAAACGACGCAATGCCCGGTCGGCAATCGATCAGGCACAACGGTACTCCAAGTCATTCCGGATGGCCTCGGACTACGTTGAGAACGGGGGTCCGTGGGGCAAGTACAGCGTTCCGTTTGTCTTCTCTACCAACGGCACCCCGTTTCATCGACAACTCATCGATCAAAGTGGAATTTGGTTTCGGGACGTACGAGTCGACACCAATCATCCACGTGCGTTGACCGGATGGTACACACCGGAAGGCTTGTTGGATCTGCTCAAGCTCGACATTCCCGCGGCCAATGCAACGCTGAAGACCCAACCACGAGACTACCTGCCGCTCCGTTACTACCAGCGAGATGCCATTGAGGCGGTTGAAAAAGCCATCGCCAAAGACCAAACCGAGATTTTGCTCGCGATGGCCACGGGAACCGGCAAGACACGCACGGCAATTTGCTTGCTGTATCGCCTGATCAAAGCCAGCCGGTTCAATCGCATTCTGTTTGTCGTGGATCGTCGATCCCTCGGCGAGCAAGCATTCGATGCGTTCAAAGACGTCAAACTCGAACAGAACCAGTCGTTCCCTGAGATCTACGACGTCAAGGAACTCGGCGACGTGAAGCCAGACCGGGAAACGAAGCTTCACCTGTGCACGATTCAGTCGATGGTCAAACGAGTGGTTGACCAGGACAGCAATACCGAACCGTACCCCGTCGACCAATACGATTGCATCGTCATCGACGAATGTCACCGCGGCTACACGCTCGACCGAGACATGAGTGAAGAGGAACTCGGCTATCGAGATCAACTCGATTACGTCTCCAAATACCGCCGAGTGCTGGATCATTTCGATGCCGTCCGGATCGGATTGACCGCCACCCCCGCTCTTCACACGACTGAGATCTTCGGCAGCCCAGTCTATCAGTACAGCTATCGGCAAGCAGTGATCGACAACAACTTGGTCGACCACGAACCACCGTTCATCATTCGCACGGAACTTTCCGAGAGCGGAATGCACTGGGATGCAGGTGAGACGGTGAAATACTTCGACACCGTCACGAAGAGCATCGCTGACGAGACGACACCGGATGAGATCGACATCGAAATCGATGGGTTCAACCGTCTCGCGATCACCGAGAGCTTCAATCAGGTCGTATGCGACGTCCTCGCCCAGCAAATCGATCACGCACAACCTGGCAAGACGTTGATTTTCTGCGTTCGCGACACTCATGCGGACATGGTCGTGCGTTTACTGACGGCAGCGATTGAGCAACGACACGGACCACAACCACACGACACCGTCAAAAAGATCACCGGCGACATCGAACGCACTTCGGAAGCCATCCGCCGATTCAAAAATGAATCCATTCCCAAATACGTCGTCACAGTCGATCTGCTGACGACGGGAATCGATGTCCCTGAAATCACCAACGTCGTGTTCCTGCGACGGACGAAAAGCCGCATCCTGTTCGATCAAATGATCGGTCGTGCGACTCGACTCTGCAAAGACTTGTTTTTCGATGGCGAAGACAAGGAGTACTTCCACATCTACGACGCGGTCGGCGTCTACGAAGCCCTGCAAGAGCACACCGACATGAAACCGGTGGTGGCCAAGCCATTCACGAAGTTCAAAAAGCTCGTCGAACTCTTCCAAAACAACTCAGATCCGGACGCACGTGCGGACATCCGGCAACAACTCGTCGCCAAACTGCGACGCAAAACACCTTCCATCCATAAAAACTGGCTCGACACCTTTGAAATTCTCGCGGGCGACACGCCCGAGGCGATCTCCGATTTATGGGCACGTTCCTCCGATGATGAACTCCAACAATGGTTCACGGATCACGCGGCTCTGATCACTGAATTGGATCAACGGAAGTCAGACGGCTCGATCATCATTTCGGAACATGCTGATGCGCTGGTAGGCATCGAGCGTGGATACGGTGGCAACCAGAAACCAGAGGATTACCTCGAATCGTTCCGCCGATTCCTTGTTGAGCACAAAACCGACATCCCAGCTCTAGTCCTCGTGACCACACGCCCACGCGATCTCACCCGAAAAGATCTCAAAGAACTGCAACTGCAACTTGAGCAACACGGATTCAACGAAACCGCCATCAAGTCCGCCGTCAAAGACACAACCAACCAAGATATCGCAGCGAGCATTCTCGGGTTCGTTCGCCATGCCATGCTCAACGAACCGTTGCTTCCCTACGAAGAACGGGTCGACGAAGCGATGCGATCCATCCTGACCAGCCAAAAGTGGCAACCGCAGCAAAGAAAGTGGCTAGAACGAATCGGCAAGCAAATCAAGGAAAACGTGGTCATCGATCGTGACCTCTTCGAAGTCGGCGCCTTCCAGGACCACGGTGGTTTTGTGAAGATCGACAAAGTTTTCGATGGTCGCCTAAACGAAGTCATGCAGTCGATCATCACCAGCATCTGGCAAACGGCCACTTAATCGTTCAGGACGAACCAATTCATGAATACCAACGACATCGTTGCCAAACTCTGGTCTCTCTGTCACGTCCTGCGTGATGACGGTATCACCTACCAAGACTACGTCAACGAACTCAGTTTCCTGCTCTTCCTGAAGATGATGCAGGAAACCGGCCAAGAATCCGAGCTCCCCGACGGGTATCGCTGGAGCGATCTCGAAAGCAAGGACGGTGTCGACCAACTCGCCTTCTACCGGGCGATGTTGGTTCACCTCGGCACCGAAGGCAGCCCGCGAGTGCAGAGTGTTTTCGCTGACGCAAACACCTCGCTTCGTCAACCCAAGAACCTTTCCAAACTCGTCCAGGATCTCGACGAACTGGATTGGTACGTCGCTCGAGAAGAAGGGCTCGGCGACATGTACGAAGGTTTGCTCGAGCGGAACGCCAGCGAAAAGAAGTCCGGCGCCGGTCAGTACTTCACGCCACGTCCGTTGATCGAATGCATGGTCAATTGCATCCGTCCTCAACCAGGCGAGGTCATCCAGGATCCTGCGGCTGGCACCGGTGGCTTCTTGATCGCCGCTCACCAATACATCAGCAACCAAACCGACGACCTGTTCGACCTCGATGCCGACGAACAAGTCTTTCAAAAGCAGCAAGCGTATCATGCCGTTGAACTCGTGCCTGATACGCATCGACTGTTGGTGATGAACTGCATGTTGCACGGCGTCGGTGGGCATTTGGCCAGCGGAGATTCCATGGGCAGCATCGGCCAGAACCTGCCCAACGCCGATGTGATCCTGACCAACCCTCCGTTTGGCACCAAACGCGGCGGAGGCAAACCCACCCGAGACGATTTCACATTCGTCACCGGCAACAAACAGCTCGCGTTCCTGCAGCACATCTATCGCGGTCTGAAACCCGGCGGTCGAGCAGCCGTCGTCTTGCCCGACAACGTGCTGTTCGAAGAAGGCGTCGGCACGCGCATCCGCGCTGACCTGATGGACAAGTGCAACTTGCACACGATCCTCAGGCTGCCCACGGGCATCTTCTACGCACAGGGCGTGAAGACCAACGTGCTGTTCTTCACACGTGGCAAAACAGACACTGGCAATACCAAACAAACGTGGGTCTATGACCTGCGGACGAACATGCCCTCCTTCGGAGTCCGCACGCCGCTGACGCACGGTCACTTCGCCGAGTTCGAGAAGTGCTACGGTAAGAAAGCCGACGGCACCAGCAAGCGGACCGAGAAGACCGGCGGCAAGAAAACCTGTCCCGCCCTCTATGAAGACGCTACCGTTTACGAAGGTGAGGAGAGCCGCTTTCGGATCTTTTCGCGAGACTTCGTGCGTGAGCGAGGCGACAACCTCGACATCAGTTGGCTGAAGGACGATAGCGCCGGTGGCAGCGGCAGTGAGCTTGCGGAGCCGGACGAGATCGCGGCGATGATCCGCGAGCGTCTGGGCGAGGCGCTTGCCGAGATGGACGCGCTTGCCGAGCTGCTGGAACCGGCAATCCTCGTCACGAGTGACGTTGAAGGCGTCGGAGCTGAGGTGCGAGAATGAGCCGCCCACAAGATGCCATCGTCAAGTTGTCGCGGGGCGAGTCGGTGGAAGTCGCACAAAAAGACGGCGAGAGTGCCAGTGGAGAAGCGTTGCCGGAGGGCTGGGCGGACGTTCCGATTGGTGACCTCTGCGACCTCATCAACGGTCGCGCGTTCAAGCCAAAGGAATGGAGTGAGTCAGGGCTTCCAATCATTCGGATTCAAAACCTCAACAAAGCTGAAGCCAAATACAATCACTTCGACGGCGAGTACGCAGACAAGCACCTTGTACGGCCCGGCGAGCTTCTTTTCGCTTGGTCAGGCACACCGGGCACTTCGTTCGGCGCGCACATCTGGAATGGCCCCAAGGCGTTGCTCAATCAGCACATTTTCCGCGTGCTTATTAACGAAGACGACTTGAACATGACGTTCTTCCGATTTGCGATCAATCACAAGCTCGAAGAGTTGATAGAAAAGGCGCACGGAGGAGTCGGGCTCCGACATGTCAC includes these proteins:
- the hsdR gene encoding type I restriction-modification system endonuclease, which produces MGQGDTPKDHPGNFWFLEGYQPVLLAHALRAERYVFDDPNTALVKLRQLAEFFAREVAAELGIASGSQEDFVNVERRLRDSGILNQQLRDVMRTVRQKGNSAAHSLAGERRDALHCLKLVRQLAIWFHKTVRGANNFHAGPFVPPADPGQGDKQLSEELARLRETVEKQQAELDAAKAESEKLGDVVRDRQSAYELAKGNEQAAMELAAETEETLQKRIEEYERLLSETAAKNADQSAEAREDIIEASQKAAQEIDLDEFDTRKLIDQQLRDAGWEADTSELRHSNGTRPQKGRNMAIAEVPTDDGIADYVLFTGLTPIATVEAKRKRRNARSAIDQAQRYSKSFRMASDYVENGGPWGKYSVPFVFSTNGTPFHRQLIDQSGIWFRDVRVDTNHPRALTGWYTPEGLLDLLKLDIPAANATLKTQPRDYLPLRYYQRDAIEAVEKAIAKDQTEILLAMATGTGKTRTAICLLYRLIKASRFNRILFVVDRRSLGEQAFDAFKDVKLEQNQSFPEIYDVKELGDVKPDRETKLHLCTIQSMVKRVVDQDSNTEPYPVDQYDCIVIDECHRGYTLDRDMSEEELGYRDQLDYVSKYRRVLDHFDAVRIGLTATPALHTTEIFGSPVYQYSYRQAVIDNNLVDHEPPFIIRTELSESGMHWDAGETVKYFDTVTKSIADETTPDEIDIEIDGFNRLAITESFNQVVCDVLAQQIDHAQPGKTLIFCVRDTHADMVVRLLTAAIEQRHGPQPHDTVKKITGDIERTSEAIRRFKNESIPKYVVTVDLLTTGIDVPEITNVVFLRRTKSRILFDQMIGRATRLCKDLFFDGEDKEYFHIYDAVGVYEALQEHTDMKPVVAKPFTKFKKLVELFQNNSDPDARADIRQQLVAKLRRKTPSIHKNWLDTFEILAGDTPEAISDLWARSSDDELQQWFTDHAALITELDQRKSDGSIIISEHADALVGIERGYGGNQKPEDYLESFRRFLVEHKTDIPALVLVTTRPRDLTRKDLKELQLQLEQHGFNETAIKSAVKDTTNQDIAASILGFVRHAMLNEPLLPYEERVDEAMRSILTSQKWQPQQRKWLERIGKQIKENVVIDRDLFEVGAFQDHGGFVKIDKVFDGRLNEVMQSIITSIWQTAT
- a CDS encoding class I SAM-dependent DNA methyltransferase, whose product is MNTNDIVAKLWSLCHVLRDDGITYQDYVNELSFLLFLKMMQETGQESELPDGYRWSDLESKDGVDQLAFYRAMLVHLGTEGSPRVQSVFADANTSLRQPKNLSKLVQDLDELDWYVAREEGLGDMYEGLLERNASEKKSGAGQYFTPRPLIECMVNCIRPQPGEVIQDPAAGTGGFLIAAHQYISNQTDDLFDLDADEQVFQKQQAYHAVELVPDTHRLLVMNCMLHGVGGHLASGDSMGSIGQNLPNADVILTNPPFGTKRGGGKPTRDDFTFVTGNKQLAFLQHIYRGLKPGGRAAVVLPDNVLFEEGVGTRIRADLMDKCNLHTILRLPTGIFYAQGVKTNVLFFTRGKTDTGNTKQTWVYDLRTNMPSFGVRTPLTHGHFAEFEKCYGKKADGTSKRTEKTGGKKTCPALYEDATVYEGEESRFRIFSRDFVRERGDNLDISWLKDDSAGGSGSELAEPDEIAAMIRERLGEALAEMDALAELLEPAILVTSDVEGVGAEVRE